From the Sebastes fasciatus isolate fSebFas1 chromosome 9, fSebFas1.pri, whole genome shotgun sequence genome, the window gggtagataaaaagtcaacagtagatgtcacatagaactggtgtacatcatctgaaagctgggaacctgaagattcatgtgagatgcagctcagcactgtgtgtcaagttgttctagtcaataataataataataataataataaaaaaatactaataaaggaatcaattaattaaaataaattgtgaaagtgtataagggtttagaacattatgataagTCTGTGAtttccattcccatgctcttttatgtctcataagttatTGCAGTAatttttgtgttgataccatttgttacactgatttggtgctaaataaaaaaaaaaattaccacttgagaattgataaaaatgatcaataatccatccaaaacaccacattaagacaccaagacctcgaggagcaccatagaaaaagtcatgctgagatttggtttcaaaaacttttgacatttcgGCGATTGCATGGTGAGCACTgatgttctggaaactgctcagaaacctccttattgtcaatctaattagtccatcctctgaatgctctaggtctctagtttgatccatccatcctctgaatgctctaggtctctagttagTGGTTGTAAAGtctcatgaggctgtgattatcctagaggtcaccacaggtcattttatacagtgaggtcaagtttaaagaaatggtctcactacaatgaaatggctactatggggactcacatcatcacacatgaacacaattggtgctcattggatccacaagagtcatctttacagtgatactcaatttatgtaattccaagactgtttagggaccccagtatgcagaaatattcaaatacaccattttataataggcgaaaataacacatttgtaccgcatgaaaaaaaaccaactgcatgatttttgccccaaactgcatgtgattatcataaagtgggcatgtctgaaaaggggagactcgtgggtacccatagaacccattttcattcacatatcttgaggtcagaggtcaagagacccctttgaaaatgaccatgacagtttttcctcgtccagatgtagtgcaagtttggaaCATAATTTAACTTCCTTctcgataagctagtatgacatttagttggtaccaatggattctttaggtttttatagtttcatataataccagtatcttcttgCTTGAAAACGGAGCCTGCTACAACcgctgaaagacagaatagtgttAAGGGTTAAGTGGCTTCAAAAAAAGCATTACACAACAATGAATAATTAGACAACAGCTTGATGCTGAAGCTGTCTGCTGTTGCCCCTCTCTGATTGTTCCCAcgtggtgttttctttttcattaatGTCAGCTGCTAAACTGCAGATTTTGTGTATTATCTTTTTAATGTAAcccctgtctctcctcctccctctcctttctTTATATGACAGGTGGATAATGCCAAAGTTCTCCACTATGTCGGAGCAGGCATCGCCTTCCCCACCAGTATGCTGTTTGTGTGCCTGCAGTCAGCACTGACATACCGACTGGCCAAGACCCAGGGGGAGTACAACGTGGCCCACCTCCGGCTCTGCATGACCCTGCTGGCCTTCGCAGCCTTGGTGCTCAGTATCCTCCCCAGCCGCTAACAGATGGCAGCCTTCGAGGCTGTCAAGTGCTTCAGAATAGAGCGTAGTGCTGCCAGCCCGATTAAGGACAGAGACATCCCCTCCACATTATATCACAACAACAGTTTCCCTCCAGTATTCAATCCTGTCTTTCATATTATAGGccttattttacagctatacATGAGAGTAGATTCAAAGATTTATAATGGACATGGTAGAGGACATGTCAAACAGATCTGTTACAGTCAATGCCgtgaaaacattttgagaattaggcttatttgctttctttctgatAGAAGAGTAGATTGATACCACCGGCAGAGACAGTTCAGAAAGCAGACGGTGCACTAGGAGTCAGTtttcctgtatctgtgtcacGGTGGTTTTGACACTGCCCCGCCCCCTTTAGGGGACTAGTGGCATGTCCTGAGTTTATTAACTCCAATGGGAGAAGTGAACATGAATACACAAAGAGAGTTTGTACTGAGGTGAATCGTATCAATGTTAGGCCTTCTCACTGCTTTGCTGTTGTTGTCCTTGACCGTGTTTTCAGGcggtgtgtttttctgtcagGAGAGCTTCGTCCTTCAACACGCATCAGCCATCTTCGAATGGGTgttctgcatcatcatcatgctGTTTTACGGGACATTTGCCTTCGAGTTTGCCGGCATGTCATCAGATACCATGGTGGTGCTGGCTAGAGGGACCCTGGGACCTGCTGGGAGAGAACACAAGGTGGACGCGCTGGGATCACTGGGAGGGCCCATTCTACACTCACAGCCACATCCACACCAACCTGAACACATGTCCATACTGTAGCCTGCCGGCACATCCCGATGCCACACAGTTGGCTTGTTTATTCTATTCAAACTCTGGCTGTCGAATgagtttaattattaatttccaGCCACGTTCGTCTGAAGCTTTGAAATGAACCAGGCCAGTGCAGTCGCCGCTCACAGCAGAGTGGATTCTACTATTTCAACCCCGGGGGTGTGGACCTGCTGCCACAGTGGAGAGCTTAGCTTGTATTGATCACATCAGAGCTCGGTGTCTCTAAAGAACTTTTTGTATTTTGCACATCGCACAAGTGTGAAACCAAAATTTCTCCCAACTTGGCAGAGGAGTACTTTGTCAATCAGATCAAGAAAATGTACTGTTCCCCCCTGAGATCCTGTAACCTG encodes:
- the LOC141773812 gene encoding transmembrane protein 150A codes for the protein MSLWMILPVSLPVLTITGIWVVYAMALYNQHVCPVDNWLYNQSCEEDLYSQSGSTLCCTLDNVPLISKCGTLPPESCFFSLICSTGSFMVMVIVLLRYAHVIEKHQNCVLNTASLSTGWICAAGLIMVGNFQVDNAKVLHYVGAGIAFPTSMLFVCLQSALTYRLAKTQGEYNVAHLRLCMTLLAFAALVLSGVFFCQESFVLQHASAIFEWVFCIIIMLFYGTFAFEFAGMSSDTMVVLARGTLGPAGREHKVDALGSLGGPILHSQPHPHQPEHMSIL